The following coding sequences are from one Nicotiana tabacum cultivar K326 chromosome 1, ASM71507v2, whole genome shotgun sequence window:
- the LOC107809569 gene encoding uncharacterized protein LOC107809569 isoform X2, whose amino-acid sequence MLKHSLDRLKCMRERVSSAEAGISNCNLEINFNRDSYVIRAMCLDGKLGAALSLWCNMIQHSIIPDGITHNYLINGLCKKGELEKAEWIVRGMLYRGPSPTCATYNSLIRGYCLMNGVDKALNTFSTMANHGIIPSRVTCNILVHALCKKGLVEEAKKLFHKLLSKNHDGGSSDLITSTIMMDGCFKNGDTDQALAFWERMLKEGIKVDKVSYNVVVHGFCMSHDVGTAYKYCCEMLKLGFLPDVYSYNTLVGALCKKGKTSDACYIYDVMTRMGVTPDQITYKMIIQGLCINREIDRAGCFLEYMLQKSIIPEPLVWNVIIDGYGRCGDIEKASYIRDKMVAFGVLPNIFTYNALIYAQIKSGNLFAAQSLEKEMLLCGLTPDSVTYNLLIGAACNLGLIHSALQLHDQMLRKGCQPDVITYSKLLKVFCLQGMMKEADKLFGKLLASGLAVDHVPFLILMKRYCRMREFDKVFDLYQKWLVAMPR is encoded by the coding sequence GGAAAGAGTATCCTCAGCTGAAGCAGGCATTAGTAACTGcaacttggaaataaatttcaATAGAGACTCATATGTTATTAGAGCTATGTGTCTGGATGGTAAACTGGGGGCAGCTTTATCTCTTTGGTGCAACATGATACAACATAGTATTATTCCCGATGGGATCACACACAATTACCTCATCAATGGACTGTGCAAAAAGGGTGAATTGGAGAAGGCAGAATGGATTGTTAGAGGTATGTTATATAGGGGTCCTTCTCCCACTTGTGCTACGTACAATTCCTTAATAAGGGGTTATTGCCTCATGAATGGCGTCGATAAAGCTCTAAACACCTTTTCTACCATGGCCAACCATGGAATTATACCAAGCAGAGTTACTTGTAACATTCTTGTTCATGCGCTTTGTAAGAAGGGCTTGGTGGAGGAGGCGAAAAAGCTTTTCCATAAATTACTAAGCAAAAATCATGATGGGGGGAGCTCAGATTTGATTACGTCAACCATAATGATGGATGGCTGCTTCAAAAATGGAGATACTGATCAAGCTCTTGCTTTTTGGGAGAGGATGTTAAAAGAGGGTATCAAAGTTGATAAAGTTTCTTACAATGTTGTCGTCCATGGATTCTGTATGAGCCATGACGTGGGTACTGCATATAAGTATTGCTGTGAAATGCTAAAGCTTGGTTTCCTTCCAGATGTTTATTCTTACAACACTCTTGTTGGAGCACTTTGTAAAAAAGGAAAGACCAGTGATGCTTGTTATATCTATGATGTTATGACAAGAATGGGTGTCACCCCAGATCAAATTACGTACAAAATGATAATACAGGGCCTATGTATTAACAGGGAGATTGATAGAGCCGGCTGTTTTCTTGAATACATGTTACAGAAATCCATTATACCGGAACCCCTTGTTTGGAATGTTATAATTGATGGTTATGGAAGATGTGGAGATATTGAGAAAGCTTCATATATTAGGGACAAAATGGTTGCATTTGGTGTTCTACCAAACATATTTACATATAATGCATTGATTTATGCGCAGATAAAGTCAGGAAATCTTTTTGCAGCTCAGTCCTTGGAGAAGGAGATGCTTTTGTGTGGTCTTACGCCTGATTCAGTTACTTACAATCTGTTGATTGGTGCTGCTTGTAATCTTGGCCTGATTCACTCGGCACTTCAGCTACATGACCAAATGTTGAGAAAAGGTTGTCAGCCAGATGTAATAACTTACAGCAAACTACTTAAGGTGTTTTGTCTACAAGGTATGATGAAAGAGGCAGACAAGCTCTTTGGGAAGTTACTGGCATCTGGTTTAGCTGTTGATCATGTTCCCTTTCTAATACTCATGAAAAGATACTGCAGAATGAGAGAATTTGATAAAGTCTTTGACCTTTACCAAAAGTGGTTAGTGGCAATGCCTAGATGA